The following coding sequences lie in one Osmerus mordax isolate fOsmMor3 chromosome 13, fOsmMor3.pri, whole genome shotgun sequence genomic window:
- the ap1g1 gene encoding AP-1 complex subunit gamma-1 has protein sequence MPAPIRLRELIRTIRTARTQAEEREMIQKECAAIRSSFREEDNTYRCRNVAKLLYMHMLGYPAHFGQLECLKLIASQKFTDKRIGYLGAMLLLDERQDVHLLMTNCIKNDLNHSTQYVQGLALCTLGCMGSSEMCRDLAGEVEKLLKTSNSYLRKKAALCAVHVIRKVPELMEMFLPATKNLLSEKNHGVLHTSVVLLTEMCERSPDMLSHFRKLVPQLVRILKNLIMSGYSPEHDVSGISDPFLQVRILRLLRILGRSDDDSSEAMNDILAQVATNTETSKNVGNAILYETVLTIMDIKSESGLRVLAINILGRFLLNNDKNIRYVALTSLLKTVQTDHNAVQRHRSTIVDCLKDLDVSIKRRAMELSFALVNGNNIRGMMKELLYFLDSCDPDFKADCASGVFLAAEKYAPSKRWHIDTIMRVLTTAGSYVRDDSVPNLIQLITNSVEMHAYTVQRLYKALLDDISQQPLVQVSSWCIGEYGDLLVSGQCEEEEPIQVTEDEVLDVLEGLLVSNMSTPVTRGYSLTAIMKLSTRFTSVNRIKKVVSIYGSSIDVELQQRAVEYNALFKKYDHMRPALLERMPIMEKTASNGPTEIVQTNGETEPSVLDTKHPPPVIQPANQANDLLDLLGGNDVVPVIQTSLPTKPASAGGELLDLLGDLSLTGGPAPVPSVPVSQPPFLLDGLSSQPLFNDVASGIPPMTAYNKNGLKIEFTFERSNPNPNIAVITIHASNTTEADMTEFVFQAAVPKTFQLQLLSPSSNVVPALNQGSVTQVIRVLNPQKQQLRMRVKLTYTHRGSAVQDLAEVNNFPPQSWQ, from the exons ATGCCAGCTCCGATCAGACTGCGGGAGCTGATCCGGACCATCCGGACGGCCCGGACCCAGGCAGAGGAGCGCGAGATGATCCAGAAAGAGTGTGCTGCCATCCGCTCGTCCTTCAGAGAGGAGGACAACACCTACCGCTGTCGAAACGTGGCCAAGCTACTCTACATGCACATGCTGGGCTACCCGGCGCACTTTGGGCAG CTGGAGTGCCTGAAATTGATTGCATCCCAGAAGTTCACCGACAAGAGGATAGGGTACTTGGGAGCCATGTTGCTTTTGGACGAGAGGCAGGATGTCCATCTACTCATGACGAACTGCATCAAGAA TGACCTGAACCACAGCACACAGTACGTCCAGGGCCTGGCCTTGTGCACGCTGGGCTGCATGGGCTCCTCCGAGATGTGTCGCGACCTGgctggggaggtggagaagctGCTCAAAACATCCAACTCCTACTTGAGGAAAAAG GCGGCACTGTGTGCGGTCCACGTCATCAGGAAGGTCCCAGAGCTGATGGAGATGTTCCTCCCGGCCACAAAAAACTTGCTGAGCGAGAAGAACCATG GTGTTCTCCACACATCGGTGGTCCTCCTCACGGAGATGTGTGAAAGAAGCCCTGACATGCTGTCACACTTCCGAAAG TTGGTTCCACAGCTGGTGAGAATCCTGAAGAACCTGATCATGTCGGGATACTCGCCCGAGCATGACGTGTCTGGTATCAGTGACCCCTTTCTGCAG GTGCGAATATTGAGACTATTGCGAATCCTTGGCAGGAGTGACGATGACTCGAGTGAAGCGATGAATGACATTCTTGCACAG GTTGCAACCAACACAGAAACGAGTAAAAATGTAGGCAATGCAATCCTTTATGAGACAGTACTGACCATCATGGACATCAAATCAGAAAGTGGACTGAGG GTGTTGGCCATCAACATTCTGGGACGCTTCCTCCTCAACAATGACAAAAACATCAG ATACGTGGCTTTGACATCCTTGCTGAAGACTGTACAAACGGACCACAATGCAGTGCAGAGGCATCGGAGCACCATTGTGGACTGTTTGAAAGACCTGGACGTGTCCATCAAGAG GCGTGCGATGGAGCTGAGTTTCGCCCTGGTGAACGGCAACAATATCCGAGGCATGATGAAGGAGCTGCTCTACTTCCTGGACTCCTGCGACCCAGACTTTAAAGCAGACTGTGCGTCCGGAGTCTTCCTGGCTGCAGAGAA GTACGCGCCCTCAAAGAGATGGCACATCGACACAATCATGAGAGTCTTGACAACG GCGGGGAGCTACGTGAGGGACGACTCGGTCCCCAACCTGATCCAGCTCATCACCAACAGCGTGGAGATGCACGCCTACACCGTGCAGAGACTCTACAAAGCCCTGCTGGACGACATCTCCCAG CAACCTCTGGTGCAGGTGTCGTCCTGGTGCATAGGCGAGTACGGAGACCTCCTGGTGTCTGGccagtgtgaggaggaggagcccatCCAG GTGACCGAGGATGAGGTCCTCGATGTCCTGGAAGGTCTTCTAGTGTCCAACATGTCTACCCCTGTAACCCGGGGTTACTCCCTCACTGCTATCATGAAGCTGTCCACCCGATTCACTAGTGTCAA CCGAATCAAGAAGGTGGTGTCAATATACGGCAGCAGCATTGACGTGGAGCTGCAGCAGAGAGCTGTAGAGTACAACGCCCTTTTCAAGAAGTACGACCACATGAG GCCTGCCCTACTGGAGCGAATGCCCATCATGGAGAAGACTGCCTCCAATGGCCCCACAGAGATCGTCCAGACCAATGGCGAAACGGAGCCCTCAGTTCTTGATACGAAACACCCGCCCCCTGTCATtcaaccagccaatcag GCTAATGACCTGTTGGACCTCCTGGGGGGTAATGACGTGGTACCTGTGATCCAGACCAGCCTGCCCACCAAGCCTGCCTCCGCTGGGGGAGAGCTGCTGGACCTGCTGGgggacctctctctcactg GTGGTCCTGCCCCCGTCCCCTCTGTGCCTGtctcccagccccccttcctcctggATGGCCTGTCCTCACAGCCCCTGTTTAATGACGTGGCATCAG gcatccCCCCCATGACGGCGTACAACAAGAATGGGCTGAAGATCGAGTTCACCTTCGAGAggtccaaccccaaccccaataTAGCAGTCATCACCATCCACGCTTCCAACACCACCGAGGCCGACATGACAGAATTCGTTTTCCAGGCTGCAGTACCAAAG ACATTCCAGCTGCAGCTCTTGTCCCCTAGCAGTAACGTGGTCCCCGCTCTCAACCAGGGCAGCGTCACCCAGGTCATCAGAGTCCTCAACCCCCAGAAG CAACAACTGCGGATGAGGGTGAAGCTGACGTACACCCACAGAGGCTCTGCTGTCCAGGACCTGGCCGAGGTCAACAACTTCCCCCCTCAGTCCTGGCAGTGA